A window of the Chlorocebus sabaeus isolate Y175 chromosome 8, mChlSab1.0.hap1, whole genome shotgun sequence genome harbors these coding sequences:
- the ZNF7 gene encoding zinc finger protein 7 isoform X16 codes for MIRTENEQSCEDMDILKSESYGTVIRISPQDSPQNPGFGDVSDSEVWLDSHLGSRGLRVTGSTFQNNCLNEETVVPKTFIKDAAQGCKELGSSILDCQPLESQRESAEGMSQRCEGCGKGFRATSDIALHWEINTQKISRCQECQKTLSDCLQGKHPNNCHGEKPYECAECGKVFRLCSQLNQHQRIHTGEKPFKCTECGKAFRLSSKLIQHQRIHTGEKPYRCEECGKAFGQSSSLIHHQRIHTGERPYGCRECGKAFSQQSQLVRHQRTHTGERPYPCKECGKAFSQSSTLAQHQRMHTGEKAQILRASDSPSLVAHQRIHAVEKPFKCDECGKAFRWISRLSQHQLIHTGEKPYKCNKCTKAFGCSSRLIRHQRTHTGEKPFKCDECGKGFVQGSHLIQHQRIHTGEKPYVCNDCGKAFSQSSSLIYHQRIHKGEKPYECLQCGKAFSMSTQLTIHQRVHTGERPYKCNECGKAFSQNSTLFQHQIIHAGVKPYECSECGKAFSRSSYLIEHQRIHTRAQWFYEYGNALEGSTFVSRKKVNTIKKLHQCEDCEKIFRWRSHLIIHQRIHTGEKPYKCNDCGKAFNRSSRLTQHQKIHTG; via the coding sequence ATGATTAGGACTGAAAATGAGCAGTCCTGTGAGGACATGGACATCCTAAAATCGGAATCCTATGGGACAGTCATCAGAATCTCCCCACAGGACTCTCCTCAGAATCCTGGCTTTGGAGACGTTTCTGATTCTGAGGTCTGGTTAGACAGTCATTTGGGCAGTCGTGGGCTGAGAGTGACAGGCTCTACCTTCCAGAATAACTGTTTGAATGAGGAGACTGTGGTTCCGAAGACCTTCATCAAGGATGCTGCCCAGGGATGTAAGGAGCTGGGAAGCAGCATCCTGGATTGTCAGCCTCttgaaagtcagagagagagtgCAGAAGGGATGTCCCAGAGATGCGAGGGGTGTGGGAAAGGCTTCAGAGCCACTTCAGACATTGCTCTGCATTGGGAAATTAATACACAGAAAATTAGCAGATGTCAAGAGTGCCAAAAAACGTTATCTGACTGCTTGCAGGGGAAACATCCAAATAACTGTCATGGAGAGAAGCCGTACGAATGTGCAGAGTGTGGGAAAGTCTTCAGGCTCTGCTCGCAGCTTAATCAGCATCAGAGAATCCACACGGGAGAGAAACCCTTTAAATGCACTGAGTGTGGAAAAGCCTTCCGCCTGAGCTCAAAACTTATTCAGCATCAAAGGATtcacactggggagaagccctACAGATGTGaggaatgtggaaaagcctttgGTCAGAGTTCAAGCCTCATCCACCATCAGAGAATCCACACAGGAGAGAGGCCCTATGGTTGTcgtgaatgtgggaaagccttcagccaGCAGTCGCAGCTGGTTAGACACCAGAGAACTCACACTGGGGAGAGGCCCTACCCTTGCAAGGAGTGTGGGAAGGCCTTCAGCCAGAGCTCCACCCTAGCCCAGCATCAAAGGATGCACACTGGGGAGAAAGCTCAAATTCTAAGAGCCTCAGACAGTCCAAGCCTTGTTGCACATCAGAGAATTCACGCTGTAGAGAAACCATTTAAGTGTGATGAGTGTGGGAAAGCTTTTAGGTGGATCTCTCGCCTGAGTCAGCATCAGCtgattcacactggagagaagccttataAATGCAACAAGTGTACAAAAGCCTTTGGTTGTAGTTCACGACTTATTCgccatcagagaactcacactggagaaaaaccaTTTAAATGTGATGAGTGTGGCAAAGGCTTTGTTCAGGGTTCACACCTTATTCAGCATCAGCGaatccacactggagagaaaccctatgtgTGTAATGACTGTGGAAAAGCCTTCAGTCAGAGTTCCAGCCTTATTTACCATCAGAGAATCCATAAAGGAGAGAAGCCCTATGAATGCCTCCAGTGCGGAAAAGCCTTCAGCATGAGCACACAGCTTACAATACATCAAAGGGTTCACACTGGAGAGAGGCCCTATAAATGTAacgaatgtgggaaagccttcagtcaAAACTCAACCCTTTTCCAGCACCAGATAATTCATGCAGGAGTGAAGCCCTATgagtgcagtgaatgtggaaaagccttcagcCGGAGCTCGTATCTTATTGAACACCAGAGAATACACACTAGGGCCCAGTGGTTTTACGAATATGGGAATGCCCTGGAAGGGTCCACCTTTGTGAGCCGTAAAAAGGTTAAtactataaagaaactgcatcagtgtgaagactgtgagaaaatatttaggTGGCGTTCACACCTAATTATACACCAGAGAATTCACACCGGGGAGAAGCCTTATAAATGCAATGactgtggcaaagcttttaatcGGAGCTCACGGCTTACCCAGCATCAAAAAATTCACACGGGATAG